The following is a genomic window from Spirosoma agri.
ATAGTAAGGGCAAATGCATTGACTCGTGCGAAAAGTGTGTATTTTAACTGAAAGTTCTCTTCGCAACCAGATTTGCCTGGAGATTAAAACAAAAGTAAGGAATGACTGTTAATGGCCTAAATGCCGGTCTAAAGGCGTTTACAAACATTTTTGCTGAAAAGTGCTTGGATATTAACCGTTTTTTTACTTTTGCACCCTCATTGAAAAATAGTCATTAAATACTGAAGACACTATGTACTGGACACTCGAACTCGCATCCTACCTGGAAGATGCTCCCTGGCCTGCCACTAAAGACGAACTGATTGATTATTCGATCCGCTCCGGTGCCCCACTGGAAGTTGTCGAAAACTTACAGGAGCTTGAAGATGACGGCCAACCGTATGAAAGCATCGAAGAAATCTGGCCGGACTATCCGACCAAAGACGACTTCTTCTTCAACGAAGACGAGTACTGAGCCGGCTGGACAGTCTTCAAATCAAAAATTAAAAGGCGTAATCCAATGAGTGGGTTACGCCTTTCGTTTTTACATCAAATGATCTGTCGCTGACCGGCGACTACGATCATCCAGCCATTATATACACTTACTGTTCCTTTACAGCGTTTGCTGTCGATGTGTTCTTTACCGACCGATCATATTTTTTGGGCGCATACAGGAATCCAAATGCTTCGGCACCCTGT
Proteins encoded in this region:
- a CDS encoding DUF2795 domain-containing protein, yielding MYWTLELASYLEDAPWPATKDELIDYSIRSGAPLEVVENLQELEDDGQPYESIEEIWPDYPTKDDFFFNEDEY